One genomic region from Candidatus Angelobacter sp. encodes:
- a CDS encoding long-chain fatty acid--CoA ligase, whose product PVAFVSPNEGVTLDEKTLLQFIRGRLADYKVPRRVTFLPALPRNATGKILKTALRKL is encoded by the coding sequence AACCGGTCGCATTCGTGTCCCCAAACGAGGGCGTGACACTCGACGAGAAAACCCTTTTGCAATTCATTCGCGGCAGGCTCGCGGACTATAAGGTTCCCCGCCGCGTGACGTTTCTCCCCGCGTTACCGCGCAATGCCACCGGCAAAATCCTCAAAACCGCCCTTCGCAAGCTTTAG